The window TGCAAGGAGAAGGCGTCTCATCGCCGAGTTGGTTCTCTCACCTACCAACACGCTCGAATGTGTGAAGAACAAAATCCGCGACATCGCAAAGAAAAGCAAGGCGTGAAGACATCATACATGATTCAAGATTCTAGTTTCAGTCGTTTGTTTTAAGTCCGGAAGCACGTTTCTCGGCATGGACAACTTTGATTTTCTATCATTCATGTAATAAGCACGATACCATGGATTTTGTGTGGATTTTTGGTCGCTCACACATACTTGTGTATGTGTAATGCAGTCAGACTATACGTTTCGTACTAATAAATTTTTTCTTCCCTTCATTTGTTCTACCTTAATGTTTTTTGCTGCTGTGTTCATTTTTTTCTTCCATGGAAGAGTAATTCATTTCCTTTTTACTTTTGCATATTTTTTATTTGATTTGGCATTATTCAACAATAAGAAAAAAAGTTGATAAATTCCTTTTTGTTTGCCTGAGAATCAACCTCGGCTGTCGTGCCATCCGGTGTGGGATCCCGCGCCCGAGACAACGACAGATCCGGTCCCAGCGTGGGCGACCCAGTCGACGAGCGCCAGTTGGCGCGGGGGGACGCGCCAGGTCCGGTCCCGCCCGACCGCTTGGTGGAGACAGCCCGCGTGTCGGACGCAGACGGGCCACCCGTGGATCCTGCGGTTGGTGGAGTAGGCAGATCCGCCTGGGATCCCGTGCGCATGATTGCCGCTGGATCTCTCGGGATCGGCGTCCACAGGTGGATCTTCCTCGTGTCTTGTGCCAGACTCCCTTGGCATTATGTGTTGCTTCAAATCTCGTTGCACAGTTTTTTTGCTGCATTTTTGTTAGCCTTTTCCTTTTCTGCATCATGAAGATCAGGATCAGTAGCACCATCAATCACATGATCAACTACTATTTCGGCCCCTTGATCAGTATGATTTAGAGCTCCGGTGGAAGCAAAATAATTTCAGTGCTTAGCCAAGAACTATTTCGAAAGTGATATAATTTATTGGTTAATATAATATACTTAGACCTTACACAAATGAACTGGCCACAATGCAGATAGGACTTGATCATTCTGTTCAACAATAAACCACAAAACATACTTAAAATTCATCACAAATCTCCTTCAGCTTCTTGATCTTATCAACGTACCCATGTTTCTGTTTGAGAAAATCTGCAATAATATACTCAAGTTTTTTCTTCTCTTGCTTCAGCTGGTCCCTCTCTCTCATCACTTGGTCTCTCTCTAGCACCACCCGGTCCCGGTCTTTCTCAGCCTTTACCCTCAGGACCTGATGTACATTGGCACAACCATGATCTGCCATCTTATTCTTCTCCAGCTCCTCTTTGAGATCGCTAAGTGACAATCTTGCATTGCCCAACTGCGTGAGAGCATCCTCCTTATCAGCCACTAGTTTAGCAAAGTCCATTTTGAAAAATCTCAGCTCTTCCTCCGTCCTCCTCTTTTCTCCAATTAACATGCATTTTTCTTCAGCATTCTTAATATTCTGTCTCAGCTTCTCGTCATACATGCTCCACAGTTCTCTCAGGCAGAACTTCGTAGCCACTGACCACTCCAGGTCTACCCATTCCACATAGTTACATTTCACTTCTTCCTACAGTATGAAAAATATGGTCTCAATCATATATGCACAAATGCAATACAATTACATGCAATGCACTAAAAATATGGTCTCAATCATATAAACACAAAATGTAGCATGCAatgatatacatatatatatggaTCAATTAACTACAAGTATATGCTATTATGTGCTAAAACAAATATTAGACCGTAAAAAAACAACATAAATACGGACTTTGTAAATGCACAAATTAATTGAAATGTATGCAATTTTGGGCAGAACAATGGATTACCGCGAAGTAAATCGAGCACGAGGTAATTTAAACATATATTTACAGTACGGAACAACATACCTTCTGACCACAGACAAGAAAACGTCTGCCAGTGTCCAAGGAATCAAAAGCAACTAGCCTGACGCAAGGTTCTCGATGCAGACAACGAGAAGACAGATCGTGAGCAATGCCACTCCATTCATAGCAAGGGATAGTCGTAGGAAGCTAAACGAAACAACAGAGATAATGCACAAATCAACGCCCTGCGTTAAATACCGGAAATGAAGAACTCTAACCCTAAGCCTAGCACTATTTGGAGATTATATAGTAGGAGCGTACCTGCAGGCTAGTCACGGATTCGCCATCCGAAGAAGAGCTCGACTCGTCGCTCCACGAAACCATGGCGTAACGTGACCGGCGGCAAGACGTGGAtcggtggcggcagcggcggcggcggttgcagTGGATAGATAGAACGCGCGTGGAGATCGCGAGGGAAGAACCGCCCCGACCAGGTGGCCAGCGCGGCCCATTTAAACGGGCTGTAATCAAAATAAAAATTGTTAAATGGGCTCGGCAATGGGAGCGGCCGTGTGTCACGCCGTCTTACGGCATCCGTCACCCCCCCTCCACGTCATCGCGACAAGCGGCCCGAGTTACACTACAGCCATAAAATGGtgggtttttcttttctttatgagGGGAAAATGGTGGGTTTTTGGTATGAAGTCTATACTATAGACCAAAGTGAGCTGGTATCTTCTATATCTAAATGGTGGTGAACCAAAGGAGTGAAAAAAAATTAATTATTATCACACATAATTATATCTTCTATATCTAAACAACTAGCCACCACTAACCTATTTCTCTTAACATGCAAGTTTGCCACCTCGTCATTCAACATGTATGGAGAAAGGTCCACCACAACATGCAAACAAAATATTCCCGCAACAACATATACATGTTACACGTAACCATTTCTCTATGAATATATTGCAAAGGGAGCATTCCCGCAACAACATGCCGGGTATCGTCTAGTTTTCTAATATAATATAACTACAGTGGACAACACAAAAGATGCCATCATTACAATGGCTAAAATGCTATCCATTTTCCATGATTAAAGTCCCTAGTGACCGCCTCCTGTTTAGTCCATATATGCTACAAGCACTATCTCAAGGTACTGGCCTCTTGCAATAGTATATATCATGTATCATGTATGCAGTAATACATTGTAAACACCTCACTATTAGATCACTGGATTCATCCTAACATAACTTTAGCAACTGTTCTACTCTTCTTCGCCCACCACGCTTCTGCACACGATAACAGGAAAAGTTAATGAATGACAAGTTAAAAACAATTACAACCTACAATGCATACAAAAACTTACTTCTTATTTAGTTTGCATTTCTTGCTGCGTTTAGTGTGCCCTGGCAATTTGCATGCGCCGCACCTGATTCTGATCTCGTCGTACGAAAGTGGCCTACCATTTTTCGACATAGGGCGGTTCTCATCTACCTTAGTTGCACCTTTCGTTGATACTTTAATAGGATCATGAACTTCAACTATGTTGCCTTCACCATCATCTACATATTCCATTGCACAAGTACTAAGATCAGCCGTTTTCTTACTCAAATTTTCCTTTAGCTGATCATACTCATGGCTCTTAGCTATCACGGCGTTCAAACTCTCTTGTAACTGATCCCACAAAGTTGGGTgtttgcatgttgcatgcatagCTTCTGAAGCCAACACACTGACCTGGCTATATTTCATTCTTTCAGCTGCTCCAGTCCATCCAAATCCCAACAGATCACTTGTGCGCCTGGCGGGCAGTCCCAACCTTGCGTCTTTCGTGAACCGCACAAGAACTAAACACTTTGGTATTTCAGATATATTCAAGTACTTCAGTACATGGAATATGTGCTTGCAAGGTAGACCCTTTCGAATCATTCTTCTGCAGCTGCACCTTATAATTTCTGCGGAATTTACTGGAGTGTACTCCACCCAGAAACGGCTCTTCCGGTTATTCTTCCAGGCCACGATGTACTGCTGTGATCCATCTCCGAGCTTTATTTCTACAATCTCCATGCCACCAATTTTCCTAAGATCAGCTTGCAACATATAGAAGTTTGCTGGAGTGAAGACGTGAGAAGCAGCTATCTCAAGTTCCCTCGAGCTAGTAACTGGCACCGGTAAACTCTGTGAGGCCGTGCAATCATCTCGTGCCTCATTCTCACGGATACGTACAACGGCGTTCTCATAGTGCAAAATCATATCCACCAGGGTCATTTCACCGTCTAGGTGGAGGTGAAGGCATGAGTTTAGACTTTCACTCCTCTGGTTGCTTTTCATGCCAAGCCAAAAACCCTCTGTCAGATAAGCCGCGGCCCACAGTCTCCTCTTCTTATACATCCGTCTCAACCATGTTACTGTTTTTTCCGACTGCCATCTTTTGGAAAACGCGTGCCATCTCTCCTCAAACGTGGCCGTGGACGTGCTGTAGTACAGAAAAGTTCGGAACTCCTTCAAGGACTTGTGACTTAGGTGAATCTTCATTTTTTTTCTATATGCCACGTACATATACGGTGCCACACGTCTGGGAAGACTTGACGAATTGCCTTGATCATCGCAGCATCGGCATCCGTGATAACACTCATAGGCATCTTTTGACACATGGACCTCAAAAAAGTCTCCAGCAGCCACACATATGTCTCTTCGGTCTCGTCCGAAACTATGGCACAAGCAAAAACAGTGGTCTTCCGGTGATTGTTAAGACCAACAAAGGGTATGAATGGCATACCATACCGGTTCATCTTGTACGTGCTGTCAAATACAAGCACGTCGCCGAAGTCCTCATAGTCATGACGAGACTGGGAGTCACACCAGAACATCCTATTCATATGTCCTTCCTTGTCTAGCTTGTACTCGAAAAAGAAGCTAGGATCCCTCTGTTTCCTACTGACCATGATGCCTATGACTGTGGCAGCATCACCTTTTGAAAGCAGCTTCCTCTTCCCCCTGGCGCAAAGGTTGTATATTTCACGCCTGGTAAAACCAACACCGCCGTACCATACATGTTTGCTGATGAAGCAATCCATCATGTCGTGAATTCTAATCCCTGCAGCTCCCATGGACATTATCTCATGCTTCTGGTACTCTTTGATTTTTCTGTGGGACCAAAGAAAAGGTACCTCGTCCGGTCCTGCCAAGATATGGCTATGCTTGTCCTCAAAACTATCAACATACCAAACCCCACGCTTTTGGTCAAGCTTCACGGTCAGGTGCGCTTCGCAGTGGCAGCGTGTCTC is drawn from Aegilops tauschii subsp. strangulata cultivar AL8/78 chromosome 1, Aet v6.0, whole genome shotgun sequence and contains these coding sequences:
- the LOC123497876 gene encoding protein FAR1-RELATED SEQUENCE 5-like; amino-acid sequence: MGAAGIRIHDMMDCFISKHVWYGGVGFTRREIYNLCARGKRKLLSKGDAATVIGIMVSRKQRDPSFFFEYKLDKEGHMNRMFWCDSQSRHDYEDFGDVLVFDSTYKMNRYGMPFIPFVGLNNHRKTTVFACAIVSDETEETYVWLLETFLRSMCQKMPMSVITDADAAMIKEFRTFLYYSTSTATFEERWHAFSKRWQSEKTVTWLRRMYKKRRLWAAAYLTEGFWLGMKSNQRSESLNSCLHLHLDGEMTLVDMILHYENAVVRIRENEARDDCTASQSLPVPVTSSRELEIAASHVFTPANFYMLQADLRKIGGMEIVEIKLGDGSQQYIVAWKNNRKSRFWVEYTPVNSAEIIRCSCRRMIRKGLPCKHIFHVLKYLNISEIPKCLVLVRFTKDARLGLPARRTSDLLGFGWTGAAERMKYSQVSVLASEAMHATCKHPTLWDQLQESLNAVIAKSHEYDQLKENLSKKTADLSTCAMEYVDDGEGNIVEVHDPIKVSTKGATKVDENRPMSKNGRPLSYDEIRIRCGACKLPGHTKRSKKCKLNKKSVVGEEE